A single genomic interval of Rhinopithecus roxellana isolate Shanxi Qingling chromosome 11, ASM756505v1, whole genome shotgun sequence harbors:
- the LOC104672362 gene encoding NEDD8: MLIKVKTLTGKEIEIDIEPTDKVERIKERVEEKEGIPPQQQRLIYSGKQMNDEKTAADYKILGGSVLHLVLALRGGGGLSQ; encoded by the coding sequence ATTAAAGTGAAGACGCTGACCGGAAAGGAGATTGAGATTGACATTGAACCTACAGACAAGGTGGAGCGGATCAAGGAGCGtgtggaagagaaagagggaatccccccACAACAGCAGAGGCTCATCTACAGTGGCAAACAGATGAATGATGAGAAGACAGCAGCTGATTACAAGATTTTAGGTGGTTCAGTCCTTCACCTGGTGTTGGCTCTGAGAGGAGGAGGTGGTCTTAGCCAGTAA